From the Bacteroidota bacterium genome, the window TCTTGCCCTTCTTTTCCTTAGCAACGGTGATTTGATTAGCAATATCATCTTCTATACAAGAGCGGTTCTCTTGATAATAAACACCAAAAGCGCGCGGGAAATGAGTTTCCCGGTTATCGGCAAAGCCAGCAAGAATAAAGGCTTTGCTCTTGTCTTTTTCGTCATGAATCCAAAGGTCATCTTTAGACACCCCATTGCCCAGTTCTACAATAACCGGCTTCAATCCATCTAATTTAATTCCCTTGCTTTCGTTCTCTCCAAACACCAGCGGCTTCCCTTGCTCTAGGAAAAAAGCCTCTTCCTTTTTGGTTTCCTTATCGGTGAACATGAAAAAAGCTCCGACGTTAAACACCGGGCAATTCTGATATATTTCGACCATAGCTGTTCCGTGGTGGCCATTGGCACGCTGAATCATCGTCTGCATGTGTTTAGGGTCGCGGTCTAAGGTGCGGGCAAAAAAAGTGGACTTGGCTCCCAGTGCCAGTTCAGCCGGATTAAAAGGCTCATCTACTGAACCATAAGGTGTACTTTTGGCAGTAGTTCCTTTGGGCGAGGTAGGCGAGTATTGTCCTTTGGTCAAACCATAAATTTCATTGTTGAACAACATCAGTTTGATATTCGGATTGCGTCGCAGAATGTGGATGAAGTGATTGCCTCCGATAGAAAGCATATCCCCATCGCCACCCACTACCCAAACATTCAATTCAGGATTGGCCACTTTCACCCCACTGGCAATCGCGGTTGCCCTGCCGTGAATACTATGCATTCCATAGGTAGCCATATAATATGGAAAGCGCGACGAACAACCGATGCCGGATACAAAAACATATTTTTCCAAGCCAATATCAAAGGTTGGAAGAACCGTTTGCACTTGTTTCAAAATAGAATAATCGCCGCAGCCGGGACACCATTTCACTTCCTGATCGGAAATAAAATCTTTTGCGGTCTGTTTAACCGGTGGAGTATTTTCTGTTACTGTTTCCATCACTTATTTCTGATTATAGATTTCTAAAACTTTCGCCTTCACTTCCTCCGTATCAAAGGGCAAGCCTTGCACCTTGTTGAACCCAATGGCCGGAAGGAGATATTTGGCACGAATGAGTTGAAGTAGTTGCCCCGTATTTATTTCCGGAATTAATACTTTATCAAAGCCGTGGAGTAACTCGCCCAGATTTTTTGGAAAGGGATTCAGATGTCGAAGTTGGATATGGGACAAGTCCTTATAGCCTTCGGCATGCAGCTCATTCATCACGGTTTTGATGGTGCCATAGGTGGATCCCCAACCTAATACACACAACTTTCCTTTTTCCGGTCCGCTATCTGTTTTTTGGAGTGGAATGTCGTCGGCAATCTTCTCCACCTTTTCCGCACGTAGTTTTACCATCAACTCGTGGTTCTTTGAATCGTAAGAAACATTACCGGTTTCATTTTGTTTTTCCAGTCCGCCGATGCGATGTTCTAATCCTTTGGTTCCGGGCTTCACCCAAGGACGAACGCCGCGATTATCTCTCTTATAAGGAAGAAACTTTCCATTCGGATTATTGTTCTCAGTCAAGAATTTTACGTGAATGGGTTTTAATTTATCTTCTGTTGGAAACCTCCAAGGCTCCGAACCATTAGCGATATAGCCATCACTCAGTAAAATAACCGGAACCATGTGTTCCACCGAAATTCTCACTGCTTCATACGCCGCATCAAAGCAATCAGACGGTGTAGCCGCCGCAATCACCGGAAGAGGAGCTTCGCCATGTCGCCCATACATCGCCATCAATAAATCGGCCTGTTCGGTTTTTGTGGGCAGACCGGTGGAAGGCCCTCCGCGTTGAACATCACAAATCAATAAGGGTATTTCCAAAATCATCGCCAGACTTATAGCCTCTGACTTCAGAGCCACGCCGGGACCGGAAGTAGTAGTTACTCCTAGTGAACCGGCGTAAGCCGCACCAATAGCAGAACATATCGCTGCAATTTCATCTTCTGCCTGAAAAGTTTTTACACCGTTGGCTTTATACTTTGCCAACTCATGCAAAATGTCAGACGCCGGAGTAATAGGATAGGAGCCTAGAAAAATCTCCAAGCCTGATTTCTCTCCCGCGGCAATAATACCGATGGCCAAAGCCTGATTACCTGAAATGTTCCGGTAGGTACCTACCGGAAGTTTGGCAGCAGTGGTGCGATAGCGAGTTCTAAAAATTTCTGTATTGTCTCCAAAGTTCCAGCCACTATTCAAAGCGGTTAGGTTTGCCTCCAGAATTTCCGGCTTCTTGGCAAATTTTTCCTGTAGGTTTTTGATGGTGTATTCCATGCTCTTATCGAACATCCAAAACAGCACACCCAACACAAACATATTTTTGCTACGCTCTATTTCCTTCACACCCAGTGGCGAATCTTTCAGCGCTTCTTTGGTATGCTTCGTAACATCAATTTTATACAGGTCATAATTCTCCAACGTGCCATCCTCTAATGGGCTTGGTGCACCTTCGGGATAACCCGCTAGTTTCAAATTCTTAGAATCGAAACCGGCGGTGTTTACAATAATAATACCACCGGTCTTCAACCGAGGCAAATCATTCTTTAAGGCTGCCGAATTCATAGCGACTAAAACATCATACTGGTCGCCGGGCGTAAAAATTTCTTTACTTCCAAAATGAACCTGAAAGCCGGATACACCAGCCAGCGTTCCAGCCGGTGCACGAATTTCTGCAGGAAATTCGGGAAAGGTTGAGAGGTCTTGTCCAAGCAAGGCTGCAGTATCTGTAAACTGCATTCCAGTCAATTGCATTCCATCGCCCGAATCGCCTGAAAAGCGAATGACAATACTTTCCATCACCTTGACTTCTGTGCTGCGTGATGGTTTAGGTTCCAAAGTTGTATCCATTAGTTTTAATCTGTTATCAATAATTAGAAGGCTCTTAAGCGGTATGTAGTCTTGACTTTCTCGCCAGCAATACATCTTCGGTTTCCTGATGATCTAAATCGGGCAGACAACAATCAACCGGGCAAACCGAAGCACATTGAGGTTCATCATGGAATCCCTTGCACTCGGTACACTTATCAGTGACGATATAGAAATAATCATCCGAGATGGGTGTATGAACAGCACCCGGTTCTGTAGTGCTTCCATCCAATAATGTATAAGTGCTACTCACACTCGTTTTATCCGAAATCTTCCAACTATCGCCATTCGCATAAATAGCTCCGTTCGGACACTCTGGTTCGCAAGCGCCGCAGTTAATACATACATCTGTGATTTTGATTGCCATAATAATTTGTTTTTGTTTTGTTTTTTGAATTTATAATACCGGTATCGAAATAAGTACTTTACATTGAATAGTTCAAATGATAATTGCAAATTTGCTAATAAAAAATGACCATTTGCTATAATTCATCACTGCTATTCACGATTATTGTTTTAATTATCCAAAGGTCAAAAATATAAAATGGGCTCGGCTTCTCTCATCCTTTTAATTATTTGTGGAATTGCTTTTGCCGGTGGCGGACTTCTGGTTTCAAAGTTGCTTGCAAAAACATCGCATAATCCTCAGAAGGGAGAGGCGTATGAATGTGGGGTGCCTACACAGGGGCGCACGTGGAATCAAATGAATGTGGGCTATTATCTCTTTGCCTTGCTCTTTCTAATATTCGATGTAGAGTTGGTATTTTTATATCCTTGGGCCGTGGTAGTGAAGCAAGTAGGATTAGTGGCACTTTTTGAAATTGTCATTTTCCTCTTTATTCTTTTTGTTGGTTTTCTCTATGCTCATAAAAAAGGAGCGCTCAAATGGATGTAAAAGCATATCCGCAACAACCTTTCCCCGGAAACGTGGTAGAATCACCCGGTGGAGGGGTTTTGGTTTCTTCTATTGAAGATGTACTCAATTGGGCTCGTTCCAATTCTTTATGGCCATTGGTTTTTGGAACCAGTTGTTGTGCCATTGAAATGATGAGTGCGGCTTCCGCCAAATATGACTGGAGCCGGTTTGGATTTGAAGTAGCTAGAGCCACCCCCCGGCAAGCCGATGTGATTATCATTGCAGGAACAATTGTGAATAAAATGGCACCGGTGCTTAAAAGACTTTATGACCAAATGCCTGAACCGCGCTATGTAGTAGCAATGGGTGCTTGTGCCACGTCGGGTGGCCCCTTCTTTTATAATACTTACAGTGTAGTGAAAGGTGCTGACCACGTTATTCCGGTGGATGTGTACATAGCTGGCTGTCCCCCGCGCCCGGAAGCATTGATTCACGCGCTGATTACCCTACAAGAAAAAATCAAAGCGGGAGGAAAGCGTGAAAAAATAACGATTGAAGATTTCAATAAGAAAAAGTCGGCGTGACAAAAGAAGAACTTAAAGCAACAATTACTGAAATCCTCCCAACCGCTACCTTTGATGAAGCGGGGGAATGGCTGAATGTTTTGATTGACTCCAGAGAATGGCTTCCGCTGGCCTGGCAGTTGCGCTCGCACCATCCATTGCATTTTGACTATTTGTTTTGTGTCACGGCGGTAGATTGGAAATCCTATCTCAGTATGGTATATCATTTGCGTTCTACTAAACTAGAACACATCATCGTGGTGAAAACGAAAATCGTAGACCGCAACCATCCGGAAATAGAAACCGTTTCACAAATCTGGCGAACAGCAGAGTTTCATGAGCGCGAAGCCTACGATTTGTTCGGCATCAAATTTCTACATCATCCCGATTTACGAAGATTGTTACTTTCCGATGATTGGGAAGGGTGGCCGCTTAGAAAAGATTATGTGGACGAGGTAAACATGATTAAATTATAGGGTATGACTCAGCACATTGTACAGATATGTTACCATTTTCCGAAATAAAATCTTACGAAAAAATTGGGTATTATCCTACAAGATATAGAGTAATACTTAGGGCAGGCTCTATGGCAAATATTGATAAATTCTTCTTTGAAAATTACAATGAAAAGGAAGCTATATTGGTAAATGCAAGTAGTGAAGTTTGGATTTTAAAGTCAAAATATTTTTATTTTGACGATTTCAATCCGACAGATGTTAGTCCAGTCAAATTTAGAGAAGTACCAGAAATTCCAAATACGATAGAAGTAACTCTAACAAACGGAGTCATAGCTTATGTGAGAGCAGATAGAGCACATTTAGTCGGGAAAATGAAGTTTTTTGTTGAAAGGAATAAACATGAGCTATGGCTGTCGAAAGTTAATCCATATCAATATGAATTATCTTTAAAGCATTTCGAGGTAATCAAGGCAAAAAAGAGTCTAAAGAAATTTAATTGCTACGAAGTCACTTTGAAAGATGGTAGACGGGCGTTCATACATAAAAACTTTTCTCATAATTATGATCAAAAGAAAGCGATTCTTCAATACTCAAATGATGGGGACCTTTGGATAAGTGATGAAGTATTTAGTGGTCCCGCAAAAATGTTTAGAGAAATGTTTAAATCTTTTAAGCCTAAGAAATAGCTTCAATGCAATATGAAGAAATAGCCACCACCACCGAAGGCGACCTGATTATTAATATAGGTCCGCAACATCCGTCCACACACGGAGTGCTGCACCTCATCGTCACCCTGAACGGCGAAACGATTAAAAAAGTAGAGCCTCATCTTGGATATATTCATCGCAGCATTGAGAAGATGTGCGAAAGTCTTTCCTATCGGCAGTTTATCTATTCAACCAGCCGGATGGATTATTTGTCTTCCCACATCAATAATCAAGGCTGTGCTTTATGCGTTGAAAAGGGAATTCAGGTCGAGTTGCCGGAGCGGGCTATAGTCATACGTATTCTTATGGCGGAGCTTACCCGAATCGCTTCTCACTGCCTGTGGTGGGGGGCCTTGGGCATGGACGTGGGAGCCCTCACTCCTTTCTTTCATGCTTTCCGCGAGCGCGAAATGATTAACGACATCATGGAAGAAACCTGTGGCGCACGGCTGACGATGAACTATATCATTCCCGGAGGAGTAATGTTCGACCTGCATCCAAATTTTCAAAAGAAAGTAAAGGAGTTTTTAGTGGAGTTTAAATCCAAACTGCCGGAGTATGATGAATTGGTAACGGACAATATCATTTTTCAGGGGCGGATGAAAGGTGTTGGAAGAATTTCTGCGGAAGACGCCATCTCTTATGGTTGCAGCGGACCGGTACTTCGTGCGGCTGGCGTGAAAAGTGATATCCGGAAAATGGCTCCTTATGACGGATATGAAAAATTGCAGTTTGAAGAAATCCTTGAACCCGGTGGTGACTGCTTCGCCCGTTATATGGTTCGCATGGGCGAGCTACGCCAGTCTATTTCGCTTGTAGAGCAATTAATTGATAACATTCCCGAAGGAGATTTTCAGGCAAAGACAAAAGCAGTATTGAAATTACCGAAAGGCGAATTCTATTCTCGCGTGGAAACTGCGCGTGGAGAATTCGGTGTGTATATTATAAGTGAGGGAGGATTAACTCCCTACAGAATTAAATTCCGCTCACCAGGCTATTCCAATCTCTCCGCCTTAGACCACATGGCACGCGGCTCAAAGATTGGCGACCTCGTGGCGATTATGGGAACGTTAGATTTAGTGATACCGGATATTGATAGATAAATGATTTCTCTCGAAAATATCGCCCTCTTTATTCACGAAGTCCTCTCCACTTCGCTACCTCCGCTATTAGCATGGCTGATTGAAATGGTGATGATTGGCATTGGTGTCATTTCCCTATTCGCCTTCCTAGGTCTGGTTCTCGTTTTCATGGAAAGAAAAGTCTCAGCCTATATGCAGATTCGTTTAGGGCCTAACCGGGTGGGTTATAAAGGGCTAGCACAAACAGCAGCCGATACTTTGAAGCTCGTTATCAAAGAAGGACTGGTGCCGGACGGTGCCGATAAATTTCTTTTCAACCTCGCGCCCTTTATAGTGCTGATTGTTGCTATGCTGATTATGGCACCCATTGCTTTTACGAAGGGTATACAAATGTGGGATATCAACATCGGCGTGCTTTATGTTTCTGCGGTTTCGTCTATTTCAGTCATTGGAATTTTGATG encodes:
- a CDS encoding 2-oxoacid:ferredoxin oxidoreductase subunit beta gives rise to the protein METVTENTPPVKQTAKDFISDQEVKWCPGCGDYSILKQVQTVLPTFDIGLEKYVFVSGIGCSSRFPYYMATYGMHSIHGRATAIASGVKVANPELNVWVVGGDGDMLSIGGNHFIHILRRNPNIKLMLFNNEIYGLTKGQYSPTSPKGTTAKSTPYGSVDEPFNPAELALGAKSTFFARTLDRDPKHMQTMIQRANGHHGTAMVEIYQNCPVFNVGAFFMFTDKETKKEEAFFLEQGKPLVFGENESKGIKLDGLKPVIVELGNGVSKDDLWIHDEKDKSKAFILAGFADNRETHFPRAFGVYYQENRSCIEDDIANQITVAKEKKGKTPLNKILSGDKTWIIS
- a CDS encoding 2-oxoacid:acceptor oxidoreductase subunit alpha; amino-acid sequence: MDTTLEPKPSRSTEVKVMESIVIRFSGDSGDGMQLTGMQFTDTAALLGQDLSTFPEFPAEIRAPAGTLAGVSGFQVHFGSKEIFTPGDQYDVLVAMNSAALKNDLPRLKTGGIIIVNTAGFDSKNLKLAGYPEGAPSPLEDGTLENYDLYKIDVTKHTKEALKDSPLGVKEIERSKNMFVLGVLFWMFDKSMEYTIKNLQEKFAKKPEILEANLTALNSGWNFGDNTEIFRTRYRTTAAKLPVGTYRNISGNQALAIGIIAAGEKSGLEIFLGSYPITPASDILHELAKYKANGVKTFQAEDEIAAICSAIGAAYAGSLGVTTTSGPGVALKSEAISLAMILEIPLLICDVQRGGPSTGLPTKTEQADLLMAMYGRHGEAPLPVIAAATPSDCFDAAYEAVRISVEHMVPVILLSDGYIANGSEPWRFPTEDKLKPIHVKFLTENNNPNGKFLPYKRDNRGVRPWVKPGTKGLEHRIGGLEKQNETGNVSYDSKNHELMVKLRAEKVEKIADDIPLQKTDSGPEKGKLCVLGWGSTYGTIKTVMNELHAEGYKDLSHIQLRHLNPFPKNLGELLHGFDKVLIPEINTGQLLQLIRAKYLLPAIGFNKVQGLPFDTEEVKAKVLEIYNQK
- a CDS encoding 4Fe-4S dicluster domain-containing protein, translating into MAIKITDVCINCGACEPECPNGAIYANGDSWKISDKTSVSSTYTLLDGSTTEPGAVHTPISDDYFYIVTDKCTECKGFHDEPQCASVCPVDCCLPDLDHQETEDVLLARKSRLHTA
- a CDS encoding NADH-quinone oxidoreductase subunit A — encoded protein: MGSASLILLIICGIAFAGGGLLVSKLLAKTSHNPQKGEAYECGVPTQGRTWNQMNVGYYLFALLFLIFDVELVFLYPWAVVVKQVGLVALFEIVIFLFILFVGFLYAHKKGALKWM
- the nuoB gene encoding NADH-quinone oxidoreductase subunit NuoB yields the protein MDVKAYPQQPFPGNVVESPGGGVLVSSIEDVLNWARSNSLWPLVFGTSCCAIEMMSAASAKYDWSRFGFEVARATPRQADVIIIAGTIVNKMAPVLKRLYDQMPEPRYVVAMGACATSGGPFFYNTYSVVKGADHVIPVDVYIAGCPPRPEALIHALITLQEKIKAGGKREKITIEDFNKKKSA
- a CDS encoding NADH-quinone oxidoreductase subunit C, with the protein product MTKEELKATITEILPTATFDEAGEWLNVLIDSREWLPLAWQLRSHHPLHFDYLFCVTAVDWKSYLSMVYHLRSTKLEHIIVVKTKIVDRNHPEIETVSQIWRTAEFHEREAYDLFGIKFLHHPDLRRLLLSDDWEGWPLRKDYVDEVNMIKL
- a CDS encoding NADH-quinone oxidoreductase subunit D → MQYEEIATTTEGDLIINIGPQHPSTHGVLHLIVTLNGETIKKVEPHLGYIHRSIEKMCESLSYRQFIYSTSRMDYLSSHINNQGCALCVEKGIQVELPERAIVIRILMAELTRIASHCLWWGALGMDVGALTPFFHAFREREMINDIMEETCGARLTMNYIIPGGVMFDLHPNFQKKVKEFLVEFKSKLPEYDELVTDNIIFQGRMKGVGRISAEDAISYGCSGPVLRAAGVKSDIRKMAPYDGYEKLQFEEILEPGGDCFARYMVRMGELRQSISLVEQLIDNIPEGDFQAKTKAVLKLPKGEFYSRVETARGEFGVYIISEGGLTPYRIKFRSPGYSNLSALDHMARGSKIGDLVAIMGTLDLVIPDIDR